From a single Candidatus Synechococcus calcipolaris G9 genomic region:
- the gyrA gene encoding DNA gyrase subunit A yields the protein MTFSPEAVPERIIPTELREEISRSYLEYAMSVIVGRALPDARDGLKPVHRRILYAMHELGLSADRPFRKCARVVGEVLGKYHPHGDSAVYDALVRMAQDFSMRHPLVNGHGNFGSIDNDPPAAMRYTECRLQALASDALLQDIEQETVDFGDNFDGSQQEPLVLPARLPQLLLNGSSGIAVGMATNIPPHNLGELVDGVIALIHRPDLSDRDLMQYIPGPDFPTGGHILGRGGIRDAYTTGRGSITLRAIASIETLEAPGRPPREAIIITELPYQTNKSALMEKIAELVNDKKIDGISDLRDESDRDGIRVVIELKRDAYPRVVLNNLYKQTPLQINFGANMLAIVNGEPQLLTLKRFLEVFLEFREEAIARRTRYNLRKAEERDHLLQGLLIALDHLDAVIHLIRQASDTTLARQELMATYSLSELQADAILQMQLRRLTALEAEKIQREHEDLQRQIADLNDILAHRQRVLEIIETEVTQLKTKFATPRRSEIIQDDGDITDMDLIANEKSVILVTQQGYIKRMAVDTFESQSRDGRGRKGAQIKEDDQVEHFFGCNDHDRILFFSDRGVAYALPAYQIPTGSRNARGTPIVQLLPIPREEKITSVIAVQEFSEDEYLVMLTRKGFIKKTALSAFSNIRTNGLIAISLEDADELRWVRRTREEDSIIIGSRKGMAIHFRASHDQLRPLSRATRGVKSMNLRAGDELVGMDILPAAIVNTFAHSPEAEEMEDIDETLETDTSDGPWVLVITTNGFGKRVPVQQFRLQNRAGMGLTATKFKAKSEEDQLAALRIVNAEDELMIVTSRGIIIRQSVVAISSQSRSATGVRLQRLDEDDAIVTAAILPPGTMEDGEEDDH from the coding sequence ATGACCTTTTCGCCAGAGGCGGTGCCAGAGCGAATTATTCCCACCGAATTGCGGGAGGAAATTTCCCGCTCGTACCTGGAATACGCCATGAGCGTGATTGTCGGGCGGGCCTTGCCAGATGCGCGGGATGGACTCAAACCCGTACACCGCCGTATTCTCTACGCCATGCACGAGTTGGGCTTGAGTGCCGATCGCCCCTTTCGCAAATGTGCGCGGGTGGTGGGGGAAGTGCTGGGTAAATATCACCCCCATGGCGACTCTGCTGTTTATGATGCCCTGGTGCGGATGGCCCAGGACTTTTCGATGCGCCATCCCCTCGTTAATGGTCATGGAAATTTTGGCTCCATTGACAATGACCCACCGGCGGCGATGCGGTATACCGAATGTCGCCTACAGGCCTTGGCCAGTGATGCCCTCCTTCAGGATATTGAGCAGGAAACCGTTGACTTTGGCGACAATTTTGATGGCTCCCAGCAAGAACCCCTTGTATTGCCGGCCCGGTTGCCCCAACTCCTTCTCAATGGTTCCTCTGGAATTGCCGTGGGCATGGCCACGAATATTCCCCCCCACAATTTAGGGGAACTGGTGGATGGGGTGATTGCCCTGATTCATCGGCCTGACCTGAGCGATCGCGACCTGATGCAGTATATTCCTGGCCCTGATTTTCCCACCGGGGGCCATATCCTGGGTCGGGGTGGAATCCGGGATGCCTACACCACAGGGCGTGGCTCCATTACCCTGCGGGCGATCGCCAGTATTGAAACCCTAGAAGCTCCGGGTCGCCCCCCCAGAGAAGCCATTATTATTACCGAACTTCCCTACCAGACCAATAAATCAGCCTTGATGGAAAAAATTGCTGAGTTGGTCAACGATAAAAAAATTGATGGCATTTCGGATCTGCGGGACGAGAGCGATCGGGATGGCATTCGGGTGGTGATTGAATTAAAACGGGATGCCTACCCCCGCGTTGTCCTCAATAATCTCTACAAACAAACCCCCCTCCAGATTAATTTTGGTGCCAATATGTTGGCGATCGTGAATGGGGAGCCGCAATTGCTCACCCTGAAGCGATTTTTAGAGGTCTTTTTAGAATTTCGAGAAGAGGCGATCGCCCGTCGGACTCGCTACAATCTCCGCAAAGCGGAAGAACGAGATCATTTATTACAGGGGTTGCTCATTGCCCTCGATCATTTAGACGCAGTGATTCATCTAATTCGCCAGGCCAGTGATACCACCTTAGCCCGCCAAGAACTTATGGCCACCTACAGCCTGAGTGAACTCCAGGCCGATGCCATTTTACAAATGCAACTGCGGCGACTGACTGCCCTGGAAGCGGAGAAAATTCAGCGGGAACATGAGGATCTGCAACGTCAAATTGCGGATCTCAATGATATTTTGGCCCATCGGCAACGGGTTCTAGAGATCATTGAAACGGAAGTTACCCAACTGAAAACCAAGTTTGCCACCCCGCGTCGTTCGGAAATCATTCAAGATGATGGCGACATTACCGATATGGATCTGATTGCCAATGAAAAATCGGTGATTTTGGTAACTCAGCAGGGCTACATCAAACGCATGGCCGTAGATACCTTTGAAAGCCAGAGTCGGGATGGTCGGGGCCGCAAGGGGGCGCAAATCAAAGAGGATGACCAGGTCGAGCATTTCTTTGGTTGTAACGATCACGATCGCATTTTGTTCTTCAGCGATCGCGGCGTTGCCTATGCCCTGCCGGCCTACCAAATTCCAACGGGATCTCGGAATGCTCGGGGGACACCCATTGTCCAACTCCTACCAATCCCCAGGGAAGAAAAAATTACCTCGGTGATTGCGGTACAGGAATTCAGTGAAGATGAATACCTTGTAATGCTCACCCGCAAGGGATTTATTAAAAAAACAGCCCTGTCTGCCTTTAGTAATATTCGCACCAATGGATTGATTGCCATTTCCCTAGAAGATGCCGATGAACTGCGTTGGGTGCGGCGCACTCGGGAGGAGGACAGCATCATTATTGGTTCTCGCAAGGGAATGGCCATTCATTTTCGGGCCAGTCACGATCAGTTGCGGCCCCTGAGTCGGGCCACCCGGGGAGTCAAGTCCATGAATTTACGGGCGGGGGATGAACTGGTGGGGATGGATATTCTACCGGCGGCGATCGTGAACACCTTTGCCCATTCCCCGGAGGCAGAGGAGATGGAGGATATCGATGAAACCCTGGAAACGGACACCAGTGATGGCCCCTGGGTGCTGGTGATTACCACCAATGGTTTTGGTAAACGGGTTCCGGTGCAGCAATTCCGGCTGCAAAATCGGGCGGGTATGGGCTTGACGGCCACCAAATTCAAGGCCAAGAGTGAAGAGGATCAACTGGCGGCCCTGCGGATTGTCAATGCCGAGGATGAATTGATGATCGTCACCAGCCGGGGGATTATTATTCGGCAATCCGTGGTTGCCATTTCATCCCAATCCCGCTCTGCCACTGGCGTGCGCCTGCAACGGCTCGATGAGGATGATGCCATTGTCACCGCCGCAATTTTACCCCCCGGCACCATGGAAGATGGGGAGGAGGACGACCATTGA
- a CDS encoding RuBisCO accumulation factor 1, with translation MSIEPDDLTPEGAIDTVALLQALRRKEGSWVDWGQACQQLQKAGLSPQGIFEETGFEPIQQNQITIAAQVYESLRAAETDPEVLSHFQQRGSDLLYEFRILAQGDRQQAATLAWQKKLDVDGAHDIAKAIKNYSRLTSLPSGFTQEMGDVIAHYYWQLARQQRDLAQRSRLIAQGFSYVVSETARRELEKLLTDLSVVKGQGQPRLPLYRLDSEEELPRIIPLICDFPVPLATFHDVPSISAIAPFNAIQSAAPMTWVPLPGWQVILKAMDPLGFLCPAEKLPADLPNQETHFDESLASKTVLIVIDRGQTAWQGDRYFLVNQDGLELQWFPEPPDIPLLGQLVLVLRPKKVLDETVILEPWLLEE, from the coding sequence TTGAGTATAGAGCCGGATGATCTCACCCCTGAGGGGGCGATTGATACCGTTGCCCTCCTCCAAGCCCTTCGCAGGAAAGAAGGCTCTTGGGTAGATTGGGGCCAGGCCTGTCAGCAACTCCAAAAAGCTGGTTTAAGCCCCCAGGGAATTTTTGAGGAAACGGGTTTTGAACCAATCCAACAAAACCAAATTACCATTGCTGCCCAGGTGTATGAAAGTCTGAGGGCGGCGGAAACGGATCCCGAGGTCTTGAGTCATTTTCAACAGCGGGGAAGTGATCTTCTCTACGAATTTCGCATCCTTGCCCAGGGCGATCGCCAGCAGGCTGCAACCCTGGCCTGGCAAAAGAAGCTAGATGTGGATGGGGCCCACGACATTGCCAAGGCGATTAAAAACTATTCCCGCTTAACCAGTCTCCCCTCCGGATTCACTCAGGAGATGGGAGATGTCATTGCCCATTATTATTGGCAACTGGCCCGTCAACAACGGGATTTAGCCCAACGCTCCCGTTTAATTGCCCAAGGATTTAGCTACGTAGTGTCGGAAACGGCCCGCCGAGAATTGGAAAAACTGCTCACTGATTTAAGTGTAGTCAAGGGCCAAGGTCAGCCGCGTTTGCCCCTCTATCGCCTTGACTCAGAGGAGGAATTACCCCGGATCATTCCCTTGATCTGCGATTTTCCTGTGCCCTTGGCAACCTTTCATGATGTACCCTCAATCTCGGCGATCGCCCCCTTTAATGCGATTCAATCTGCGGCCCCAATGACCTGGGTTCCCCTACCAGGTTGGCAAGTGATTTTGAAGGCGATGGATCCGCTGGGTTTTCTTTGTCCGGCGGAGAAGTTACCAGCGGATCTGCCCAATCAAGAGACTCACTTCGATGAATCCTTGGCGAGCAAGACGGTTTTAATTGTAATCGATCGCGGTCAAACTGCCTGGCAGGGCGATCGCTACTTTTTAGTCAATCAAGATGGGCTAGAACTGCAATGGTTTCCAGAACCACCAGATATTCCGTTACTTGGGCAATTGGTTTTAGTCCTCCGTCCGAAGAAAGTGTTGGATGAAACAGTGATTCTAGAGCCGTGGCTACTGGAGGAATAG
- a CDS encoding glycosyltransferase, with amino-acid sequence MVIAPNPEDQRPLSVGVFICLEWHPKAGGHVKCWERYAEAATHLGDRLDLTLYFLGEKEAEIPIAENVRYRLLPPQFSTARLEILRQGGGNTDVATYHHRLRSYLEQHHVFHLTDTFSFAHTVRQFCRRHRRPLVSSLHTDLPLLTRTYSREIIIRMSGNSPWGKFWQRFWLDWLQINRLFVHQATQKLKGFMVASDRILISRRQDYDWLTSFMPPERIGWFRRGIDRHRFHPDQRQPEHLRQLYGLPPQVPLLLFVGRVDESKNVLLMAQAARCLLDQGYGFHVLVAGEGAQSSQVEDCLGDAVTLIGHVPQDRLGMIYASSDLFVFPSESETGPNVVVEARAAGLPVVISGFDTGAKFIATNGEDGIAVSSREPQDWARAIAPLLKDPHYRRTMGELAHEITQKTCPTWEEAFAEDILRRWQEVAD; translated from the coding sequence TTGGTAATCGCTCCCAATCCTGAGGATCAACGCCCCCTATCCGTGGGAGTTTTTATCTGTTTGGAATGGCATCCCAAGGCGGGGGGCCATGTGAAATGCTGGGAACGCTACGCTGAGGCTGCCACCCATTTGGGCGATCGCCTGGATTTAACCCTCTACTTTCTTGGCGAAAAGGAGGCAGAAATTCCCATTGCCGAGAATGTTCGCTATCGTCTGCTGCCCCCCCAATTTAGTACGGCTCGCCTGGAAATTTTGCGTCAGGGGGGGGGAAATACGGACGTGGCCACGTACCATCACCGCTTACGCTCCTACCTAGAACAACACCATGTCTTCCATCTCACCGATACCTTTAGTTTTGCCCACACCGTGCGTCAGTTTTGCCGTCGCCATAGGCGGCCCTTGGTCAGTTCCCTGCATACCGATTTACCCCTATTGACCCGCACCTATTCCCGAGAAATTATTATTCGTATGAGTGGCAACAGCCCTTGGGGAAAATTTTGGCAACGGTTTTGGCTAGATTGGCTGCAAATCAATCGCCTATTTGTGCATCAAGCCACCCAAAAGTTAAAGGGCTTTATGGTAGCCAGCGATCGCATTTTAATTTCCCGGCGACAGGATTATGATTGGCTGACATCGTTTATGCCCCCTGAACGTATAGGTTGGTTTCGTCGGGGCATCGATCGCCATCGATTCCATCCCGATCAACGCCAGCCCGAACACCTTCGCCAGCTCTATGGTTTACCCCCCCAGGTTCCCCTACTGTTGTTTGTCGGTCGGGTCGATGAAAGTAAAAATGTCCTCCTCATGGCCCAAGCGGCCCGATGCTTACTTGATCAGGGGTATGGGTTTCACGTCCTCGTAGCGGGTGAGGGAGCCCAATCGAGTCAGGTTGAAGATTGTTTGGGAGATGCCGTTACCCTGATCGGCCATGTTCCCCAGGATCGCCTAGGGATGATCTATGCAAGTAGTGATCTATTTGTTTTTCCCTCCGAATCGGAAACGGGCCCCAACGTTGTGGTGGAAGCGCGGGCGGCGGGATTACCTGTGGTAATTTCGGGTTTTGATACTGGGGCAAAGTTCATTGCAACCAATGGCGAGGATGGGATTGCTGTCTCTAGCCGCGAACCGCAAGATTGGGCCCGGGCGATCGCCCCCCTGCTCAAGGATCCCCATTACCGGCGCACCATGGGAGAATTAGCCCACGAAATCACCCAGAAGACGTGCCCCACATGGGAGGAAGCATTTGCGGAGGATATTTTACGACGGTGGCAAGAGGTTGCCGACTAA
- a CDS encoding UDP-glucuronic acid decarboxylase family protein → MRILVTGGTGFIGSHLVDRLMEAGHEVLCLDNYYTGSKKNILHWLGHPNFELIRHDVTEPIRLEVEQIYHLACPASPVHYQFNPVKTIKTNVMGTLNMLGLAKRTKARFFLASTSEVYGDPLVHPQTEDYWGNVNPIGIRSCYDEGKRVAETLTFDYHRQNNVNVCVARIFNTYGPRMQVNDGRVVSNFIVQALQGIPLTVYGDGSQTRSFCYVADLVEGFIQLMNSEHQGPINLGNPDEYTVLELAEKIQALINPTAEVQYKPLPSDDPQRRRPDITRARNLLEWQPKIPLMDGLQRTIPDFAERLGVTYNKVVQV, encoded by the coding sequence ATGCGTATCTTAGTGACTGGTGGAACCGGATTTATTGGCTCTCATTTGGTCGATCGCCTGATGGAGGCGGGCCATGAAGTCCTATGCTTGGACAATTACTACACGGGTAGCAAGAAAAACATTCTCCATTGGCTAGGTCATCCCAACTTTGAATTGATTCGCCATGATGTCACGGAGCCGATTCGGCTAGAAGTTGAGCAAATTTACCATTTAGCTTGCCCGGCATCCCCAGTGCATTATCAATTTAACCCGGTTAAAACCATTAAGACCAATGTGATGGGTACGCTGAATATGCTGGGCTTGGCAAAACGCACCAAAGCTCGGTTTTTTTTAGCGTCAACCTCCGAAGTTTACGGCGATCCCTTGGTTCATCCCCAAACGGAAGACTACTGGGGGAATGTGAATCCCATTGGAATTCGTTCCTGCTATGACGAAGGAAAGCGGGTGGCAGAAACCCTCACCTTTGACTACCACCGCCAAAATAACGTCAATGTTTGTGTCGCCCGCATCTTTAATACCTATGGGCCCCGGATGCAGGTGAATGATGGCCGGGTTGTGAGTAATTTTATTGTTCAGGCCCTCCAAGGCATTCCCCTCACGGTGTATGGAGATGGCTCCCAGACCCGCAGTTTTTGTTATGTCGCCGATTTAGTAGAGGGCTTTATCCAGCTGATGAATAGTGAGCACCAAGGCCCGATCAACCTGGGTAATCCAGATGAATACACGGTGCTAGAACTCGCAGAGAAAATTCAAGCCCTAATCAATCCTACGGCGGAGGTTCAGTACAAACCTTTACCCTCCGATGACCCACAGCGGCGGCGACCGGATATTACCCGTGCGCGTAATCTGCTGGAATGGCAGCCAAAAATTCCCCTCATGGATGGTTTGCAGCGAACTATTCCTGATTTCGCAGAGCGGCTAGGTGTGACCTACAACAAGGTGGTTCAAGTTTAA
- a CDS encoding UDP-glucose dehydrogenase family protein, protein MRVCVIGTGYVGLVTGACLAHIGHDVICIDNNIEKVKLLQSGQSPIYEPGLTDILRQVIDSGNIKFTSDLAQGINHGDILFIAVGTPALATGETDTRYVEAVAKGIGAHLNEGYKVIVNKSTVPIGSGDWVRMLVLDGVAERDNTLVEAIKSNATYPPLNFDVVSNPEFLREGSAVYDTFNPDRIVLGGSSDKAIALMKELYAPIINRTVAADQTLPPVPVLVTDLSSAEMIKYAANAFLATKISFINEVANICDRVGADVVQVAKGIGLDSRIGNKFLQAGLGWGGSCFPKDVSALIHTANDYGYEAELLNSAVHVNHKQRYIVIEKLQRVLKILKGKTVGLLGLTFKPNTDDLRDAPALNLIEELNRLGAKVKAYDPLVSQSGLRSGLSNVIVETDVFQLADGCDALVLVTDWQQFLDLDYGKIATLMEQPIMIDGRNFLDRKALEELGFNYVGVGH, encoded by the coding sequence ATGCGCGTTTGTGTCATTGGGACGGGATATGTGGGGCTAGTGACGGGGGCCTGCTTGGCTCACATTGGCCATGATGTCATCTGCATTGATAACAATATTGAAAAGGTGAAACTGCTCCAAAGTGGCCAGTCGCCCATCTATGAACCCGGATTGACGGATATTCTGCGCCAGGTCATTGATAGCGGCAATATTAAATTTACCAGCGACCTGGCCCAGGGCATTAACCATGGGGATATTTTATTTATTGCGGTGGGAACCCCAGCCCTAGCCACCGGAGAAACGGATACCCGCTATGTGGAGGCCGTTGCTAAAGGAATTGGTGCCCACTTAAATGAGGGCTATAAGGTCATTGTCAATAAATCCACGGTTCCCATTGGTTCGGGAGACTGGGTGCGGATGTTGGTCTTGGATGGGGTGGCCGAGCGGGATAATACCCTAGTTGAAGCCATTAAAAGTAATGCGACCTATCCTCCCTTAAATTTTGATGTGGTGAGTAATCCTGAGTTTCTGCGGGAAGGTTCAGCGGTTTATGACACGTTTAACCCCGATCGCATTGTTTTAGGGGGGAGTAGTGATAAGGCGATCGCCCTGATGAAAGAGCTTTACGCCCCTATCATTAATCGCACCGTGGCAGCAGATCAAACCCTACCCCCGGTGCCGGTATTGGTGACGGATCTAAGCTCGGCGGAGATGATCAAGTATGCAGCCAATGCTTTTTTGGCGACTAAAATTAGTTTTATTAATGAAGTTGCCAATATTTGCGATCGCGTCGGTGCCGATGTGGTGCAGGTTGCCAAGGGCATTGGTTTAGATTCCCGGATTGGCAATAAATTTTTGCAGGCGGGGCTAGGTTGGGGGGGATCCTGTTTTCCCAAGGATGTTTCCGCCCTCATTCACACCGCCAATGACTATGGTTACGAGGCAGAACTCCTCAACTCCGCCGTTCACGTCAACCATAAGCAACGCTACATTGTGATTGAAAAATTGCAGCGGGTTCTCAAAATTCTCAAGGGGAAAACCGTGGGACTCTTGGGATTGACCTTTAAGCCCAATACCGATGATCTGCGCGATGCCCCAGCCCTAAATCTGATTGAAGAATTGAATCGCCTTGGGGCAAAGGTGAAGGCCTACGATCCCTTAGTGTCCCAGTCAGGACTACGCTCCGGCCTGTCCAATGTGATTGTGGAAACCGATGTTTTCCAACTAGCGGATGGCTGTGATGCCTTAGTTTTAGTGACGGATTGGCAACAGTTTTTAGATCTGGACTATGGAAAAATTGCCACGTTAATGGAGCAGCCGATTATGATTGATGGCCGTAACTTCTTAGATCGCAAGGCGTTAGAAGAATTGGGATTCAATTATGTGGGGGTGGGCCACTAG
- a CDS encoding undecaprenyl-diphosphate phosphatase has translation MGTPFEWFQAIVLGLVQGITEFLPISSTAHLIIFTDIFGWKDVWDKTALDAIQFGSVIAVFSYFWSDIRHISVGAWQAWRSRDWQREEWKIFVGIFVGTIPALAVGYALKESGVELDSAGLIATMSLVMAALLALAEKIGSRKRNFDQLTIQDGILVGLGQTIALLPGSSRSGSTLTTALFLGLQRQTAARFSFLLGIPTLTIATLVQAKDVIDQGDLIFPLLLAIASTCVFSYLAIAWLLRYLQQRSTWVFVWYRFGLGTVLWLAIALGAMNP, from the coding sequence ATGGGGACTCCATTTGAGTGGTTTCAAGCGATTGTTTTAGGCTTGGTGCAGGGAATTACGGAATTTCTTCCCATCAGCAGCACTGCCCACCTCATTATTTTTACGGACATTTTTGGCTGGAAAGATGTTTGGGATAAAACGGCCCTAGATGCCATTCAGTTTGGTAGTGTCATTGCTGTCTTTAGTTATTTTTGGTCGGATATTCGTCATATTTCGGTGGGGGCGTGGCAGGCATGGCGTTCCAGGGATTGGCAACGGGAAGAGTGGAAGATTTTTGTGGGCATTTTTGTGGGAACGATTCCTGCATTGGCGGTGGGGTATGCCCTGAAGGAATCTGGGGTGGAACTTGATAGTGCCGGACTAATTGCCACTATGTCTCTGGTGATGGCAGCTCTGTTGGCCCTTGCGGAAAAGATTGGCTCACGAAAGCGTAATTTTGACCAACTCACGATTCAGGATGGCATTTTGGTGGGATTAGGACAAACGATCGCCCTGTTGCCTGGTTCTTCTCGTTCGGGGTCAACTCTGACAACAGCGCTATTTTTGGGACTGCAACGGCAAACGGCAGCCCGTTTTTCATTCCTTTTAGGAATTCCCACCCTGACGATCGCCACGTTAGTGCAGGCGAAGGATGTGATTGATCAAGGGGATTTGATTTTTCCCTTACTCCTGGCGATCGCCTCCACCTGTGTTTTTTCCTATTTGGCCATTGCCTGGCTGCTGCGGTATCTACAACAGCGATCGACCTGGGTCTTTGTCTGGTATCGCTTTGGCCTAGGAACCGTTCTCTGGCTGGCGATCGCCCTGGGAGCTATGAATCCCTAG
- a CDS encoding 5'-nucleotidase yields the protein MPYPIEKKLVVAVSSSALFDLSESHAVFIEKGPKAYKEFQEANLNKILDKGVAFPFVRRFLNINKRFPKQSPVEVVLLSRNSAVTGRRVFHSITHYALDITRAAFMEGESPYEYIPAFNASLFLSANEEDVKKAISSNYPAGIVLPSKVNDDESEEELRIAFDFDGVIADDESEAVYKGGDLPGFNTYEVANAHIPHNPGPLASLFQKLSLMQKLEDDEEEKDRDYKRIIRTAIITARSAPTHERVITTLEHWGVSANATFFLGGMKKDRILTRFKPHMFFDDQRSHLESEAGDIPMVHIPFGIANTTIEQLAPEEGTGDWPALHPEALR from the coding sequence ATGCCATATCCTATTGAAAAAAAACTTGTTGTCGCTGTCTCTTCAAGTGCGCTTTTTGATCTTTCTGAATCCCATGCCGTTTTCATTGAGAAGGGGCCGAAGGCGTATAAGGAATTTCAGGAAGCCAACTTAAATAAAATCCTTGACAAAGGAGTTGCCTTCCCCTTTGTTCGACGTTTCTTAAACATTAATAAACGCTTCCCGAAGCAGTCCCCTGTAGAAGTGGTTCTTTTATCTAGAAATTCAGCCGTCACAGGGAGGAGAGTTTTTCATTCAATCACACACTATGCCCTAGACATTACACGCGCAGCTTTTATGGAGGGAGAGTCTCCATATGAATACATTCCAGCATTCAATGCGTCCCTATTTTTATCAGCCAACGAGGAGGATGTAAAGAAGGCCATAAGCAGCAACTACCCTGCTGGCATTGTTCTCCCCAGCAAGGTTAATGATGACGAATCAGAAGAAGAACTTCGGATAGCCTTCGACTTCGATGGCGTTATTGCTGATGATGAGTCTGAAGCTGTTTATAAAGGAGGCGACTTACCTGGGTTTAACACTTATGAAGTTGCCAATGCCCACATTCCTCACAATCCCGGGCCTCTTGCAAGCCTTTTTCAGAAGCTTTCATTGATGCAAAAGCTTGAAGACGATGAGGAAGAGAAGGACAGAGATTACAAACGAATTATTCGGACAGCAATTATTACGGCCCGAAGTGCGCCCACACACGAAAGAGTGATAACAACCCTAGAACACTGGGGGGTAAGCGCAAACGCAACGTTCTTCTTGGGCGGAATGAAAAAGGATCGAATTCTTACTCGGTTCAAACCGCATATGTTCTTTGATGACCAAAGAAGTCATCTTGAATCGGAGGCAGGTGATATACCCATGGTTCACATTCCCTTTGGCATTGCCAACACAACCATTGAGCAACTTGCTCCAGAGGAAGGTACCGGCGACTGGCCGGCTTTACACCCTGAAGCTTTACGTTAA
- the tsf gene encoding translation elongation factor Ts has translation MAEISAKLVKELRDKTGAGMMDCKKALTESEGDVEQAVGWLRQKGLASAGKKAGRQTAEGLVDSYIHTGGRIGVLVEVNCETDFVARNEKFKALVQDIAKQIAACQNVEYVSVEDIPADLIEKERQIALGSDALQGKPQEVKEKIVEGKLKKTLQEMSLLNQPFIRDQAKTVEELVKEHIAELGENIRIRRFNRFILGEGIEKQESNLAAEVAAQTQTASTPPVEAAPPEPDPAPPKATTAKKPRSTTSRSKKKKG, from the coding sequence ATGGCTGAAATTTCCGCCAAGTTGGTCAAGGAATTGCGCGATAAGACCGGGGCCGGCATGATGGACTGCAAAAAAGCCCTCACCGAATCTGAGGGAGATGTGGAGCAGGCGGTGGGTTGGTTGCGCCAAAAAGGTCTTGCATCCGCAGGTAAAAAGGCAGGCCGCCAAACCGCCGAAGGACTGGTGGATAGTTATATCCACACCGGTGGTCGTATTGGCGTGCTGGTTGAAGTCAACTGCGAAACTGACTTTGTGGCCCGAAATGAAAAGTTCAAGGCCTTGGTGCAGGATATTGCCAAGCAAATTGCGGCCTGCCAAAATGTCGAGTACGTTTCCGTTGAAGACATTCCCGCTGATCTGATTGAAAAAGAGCGACAAATTGCCCTCGGCTCCGATGCCCTTCAGGGGAAACCCCAGGAGGTGAAGGAAAAAATTGTTGAAGGTAAGTTGAAGAAAACCTTGCAGGAAATGTCTCTCCTGAATCAGCCCTTCATTCGGGATCAGGCAAAAACCGTTGAGGAACTGGTAAAAGAGCACATCGCTGAATTAGGCGAGAATATCCGCATTCGTCGCTTTAATCGCTTTATTCTTGGTGAGGGGATTGAAAAGCAGGAGTCTAACCTAGCGGCGGAGGTTGCAGCCCAAACCCAAACAGCCTCAACGCCCCCTGTGGAAGCTGCACCCCCTGAACCGGATCCGGCTCCACCGAAGGCCACGACAGCGAAAAAGCCTCGCTCTACAACCTCGCGTTCTAAAAAGAAGAAAGGTTGA
- a CDS encoding DNA recombination-mediator protein A, with protein sequence MSQATDLSAIDSPRVDEFLQELATIQNIGPKRIALLGSRHVPITHQHLIEMMSYALVLAGNRLMTSGSMGTNAAAIRGAMRADPNLLTVVLPQSMERQPRESRQQLDKVMHLVEKPENDQLPLAEASTLCNQEIISRCQQLICFAFHDSHTLLQTCQVAEEQHKVVTLFYFD encoded by the coding sequence TTGAGTCAGGCGACTGATCTTTCTGCCATTGATTCCCCTCGGGTAGATGAGTTTCTGCAAGAGCTAGCCACAATTCAAAATATTGGGCCAAAGCGTATTGCTCTACTAGGCTCTCGTCATGTGCCTATTACCCACCAACATCTGATTGAGATGATGAGCTACGCCCTCGTCCTTGCTGGCAATCGCCTGATGACCTCCGGCTCCATGGGAACCAATGCGGCGGCCATTCGTGGTGCCATGCGAGCCGACCCCAACCTGTTGACCGTAGTCTTACCCCAAAGCATGGAGCGGCAACCCCGCGAATCACGACAACAACTCGACAAGGTTATGCATCTGGTGGAAAAGCCGGAAAACGATCAATTACCCCTCGCCGAAGCCAGTACCCTCTGCAATCAAGAGATTATTTCCCGCTGTCAGCAACTTATTTGCTTTGCCTTCCATGATAGCCACACCCTTTTACAAACCTGTCAAGTGGCTGAAGAACAGCACAAAGTTGTCACCCTATTTTATTTCGATTAA